The following are from one region of the Capsicum annuum cultivar UCD-10X-F1 chromosome 1, UCD10Xv1.1, whole genome shotgun sequence genome:
- the LOC107863684 gene encoding uncharacterized protein LOC107863684 codes for MASDRTSCQDERAGAEIVYGAEECYGHSVELLKELGFPMGVLALKDLEECGYVRETGFVWMKQKAPYEHYFVTTKTLVSYGTEVTAYVEKGRMKKMTGVKSKQLFLWVPIAEMSIEDPAQNKIHFKTPLGIGKSFPLTAFMTDEEKKKYLEKANE; via the coding sequence ATGGCCAGTGATAGAACATCATGCCAAGATGAGCGCGCAGGAGCAGAAATTGTATATGGAGCTGAAGAGTGCTATGGTCATTCTGTCGAGCTTCTGAAAGAGCTGGGATTTCCCATGGGCGTCCTTGCTCTTAAAGACCTTGAAGAATGTGGTTACGTTCGCGAAACTGGATTTGTGTGGATGAAACAAAAGGCTCCGTATGAACATTACTTCGTCACGACTAAAACTCTAGTTAGCTATGGCACAGAGGTCACTGCTTACGTGGAGAAAGGGAGAATGAAGAAAATGACTGGAGTTAAGAGTAAGCAACTATTTCTGTGGGTGCCAATAGCTGAGATGAGCATTGAGGATCCTGCTCAGAATAAAATTCACTTCAAGACTCCTTTAGGAATTGGAAAGTCTTTTCCCCTCACTGCTTTCATGACTGACgaagaaaagaagaagtatcTGGAGAAAGCTAATGAGTAG
- the LOC107863705 gene encoding protein HLB1, producing the protein MSSTADQTEFQKEPEAPATVTDPGDTVILPEEAPSAGAGDPKLPGDAEVPKSDEKLTKSDEASDSDPKANVELNNAEATEELIRPNEVSGSDPKVDEPKDDIVESNATESNSKQLKKDEEGSRTFTMRELLDELKNGDANEDSEAQRREGDTPHSQRSSQHHTDSNAALELINSVTGADEEGRSRQRILTYAARRYATALERNQEDYDALYNWALVLQESADNVNPDSTSPSKDSLLEEACKKYEEATRLCPTLNDAYYNWAIAISDRAKIRGRTKEAEELWKQATKNYEKAVQLNWNSPQALNNWGLALQELSAIVPAREKLTIVKTAISKFRAAIQLQFDFHRAIYNLGTVLYGLAEDMSRTGGAVNAKDISPNELYSQSAIYIAAAHALKPNYSVYTSALKLVRSMLPLPYLKVGYLTSPPAGNPLAPHSDWKRSQFVLNHEGLQQISKVDQRHMSRGLSSNSPAMSPSREAIKVDVPDIISVSACADLTLPPGAGLRIDTIHGPVYMIADSWESLDWWLDAIRLVYTIGARGKSDVLAGIITS; encoded by the exons ATGTCCTCCACCGCCGACCAAACGGAATTTCAAAAAGAACCAGAAGCTCCGGCCACCGTGACTGATCCCGGAGACACCGTGATCCTGCCGGAGGAAGCACCATCAGCCGGTGCCGGAGATCCGAAGCTCCCTGGAGATGCAGAGGTCCCCAAATCCGACGAGAAATTGACGAAATCGGACGAGGCGAGTGATTCAGATCCCAAGGCAAATGTAGAATTGAACAATGCAGAGGCCACAGAAGAATTGATCCGACCGAACGAGGTGAGTGGTTCAGATCCCAAGGTGGATGAGCCAAAGGATGATATTGTTGAATCTAATGCAACGGAGAGTAACTCGAAGCAGCTAAAAAAGGATGAAGAAGGTAGCAGAACGTTTACAATGAGGGAGTTATTGGATGAATTGAAGAATGGTGATGCCAATGAAGACAGTGAAGCCCAAAGACGAGAAGGCGATACGCCTCACAG TCAACGTAGCAGTCAGCACCACACAGACAGTAATGCTGCCTTGGAGTTGATTAACAGCGTCACAGGTGCTGACGAGGAGGGCCGATCTCGCCAACGGATTCTAACATATGCTGCCCGGAG GTATGCTACTGCACTAGAGAGAAATCAAGAAGATTATGATGCCCTTTATAATTGGGCACTGGTTCTTCAG GAAAGTGCGGATAATGTTAACCCAGATTCCACTTCACCTTCAAAAGATTCTTTGCTTGAAGAGGCATGCAAAAAGTATGAGGAGGCAACCCGTCTTTGTCCTACGCTGAATGAT GCTTACTACAATTGGGCCATTGCAATATCTGATCGAGCCAAAATCAGGGGTCGTACAAAAGAAGCTGAAGAACTTTGGAAGCAG GCAACAAAGAACTATGAAAAGGCTGTCCAGCTCAATTGGAACAGTCCGCAG GCATTGAACAACTGGGGACTTGCCCTGCAG GAACTCAGTGCAATTGTTCCTGCAAGAGAAAAGCTAACAATTGTCAAAACAGCAATTAGTAAG TTTCGTGCAGCAATCCAACTGCAATTTGATTTCCATAGGGCAATCTACAACCTTGGAACTGTTCTG TATGGGTTAGCGGAGGACATGTCAAGAACAGGGGGAGCTGTTAATGCTAAAGACATTTCTCCTAATGAGTTGTACAGCCAGTCTGCGATTTACATTGCTGCTGCACATGCACTTAAACCGAATTACTCG GTTTATACAAGTGCCTTGAAGCTTGTGCGATCTATG CTACCTCTACCCTACCTAAAGGTCGGATATCTCACTTCACCACCTGCTGGCAATCCACTCGCACCACACAGTGACTGGAAGCGTTCTCAGTTTGTTTTGAATCACGAAGGTCTTCAACAG ATCAGTAAAGTCGATCAAAGACACATGTCAAGAGGCCTTTCATCAAATTCACCAGCTATGAGTCCTAGTAGAGAAGCAATTAAAGTTGATGTGCCAGATATCATCTCCGTATCAGCATGTGCAGATCTTACATTACCACCTGGTGCAGGCCTCCGTATTGATACGATTCATGGGCCAGTTTACATG ATCGCTGATTCATGGGAATCTTTGGACTGGTGGCTTGATGCAATTCGTTTGGTTTACACGATAGGTGCAAGGGGCAAGAGTGATGTTTTGGCAGGCATCATTACTTCATAA
- the LOC107863687 gene encoding metal-nicotianamine transporter YSL1: MNSNNMEGEQVRDLATENREEEGEEELSESAMRIQPWTKQITLRGVIASTIIGCIYSVIQMKMNLTTGINPNLNVSAALLAYIFIQAWTKILKKLGFVSVPFTKQENTMIQTCSVACYSIALGGGLGSYLLGMDKKTYELAGVGTVGNTSNSYKKLEFGWMTGYLLVVCFIGLFVLVPLRKVLIVDYKLTFPTGMATAVLINGFHGKNDKRARKQVKGFLKFFSYSFSWAFFQWFYTGKQDCGFQQFPTFGLKAWKQTFFFDFSLTYVGTGMICPHIVNISLLLGAILSWGVMWPLIAKLKGEWFPADIPESSMKSLNGYKVFISIALLLGDGLYNFAKILYFTLSSVHDRFKRKNLSPDISAEEVRPDKKSDDVKCDEAFVRERIPMWIGGVGYLALGTIAVIMIPLIFHEIKWYWVIIAYLFAPSLAFCNAYGSGLTDINMAYNYGKVGLFMMAALAGKEHGVIAGLAGCGLIKSVVNISCILMQDFKTGHLTLTSPKTMFLSQAIGTALGCVIGPLSFFLFYNAFDIGNPNGEFKAPYALIYRNMAILSVQGVSALPQHCLQLCYGFFAFAVGINLVKDLSPEKIGKWMPLPMAMAVPFLIGGYFGIDMCVGSLVVFVWHKLNSKKAKVMVPAVASGLICGEGLWILPSSILALARVTPPICMKFVAS; this comes from the exons ATGAATAGTAACAACATGGAGGGAGAGCAAGTTCGCGATTTAGCTACTGAGAACCGCGAGGAGGAGGGAGAGGAAGAGTTGTCTGAGAGCGCAATGAGAATTCAACCATGGACTAAACAGATTACGTTAAGAGGAGTCATTGCTAGTACGATAATTGGTTGCATATACAGTGTGATACAAATGAAAATGAACCTCACAACTGGGATTAATCCGAATCTCAATGTATCTGCTGCTCTTCTTGCCTATATTTTCATTCAGGCGTGGACTAAGATCCTTAAAAAGCTCGGGTTTGTATCTGTTCCCTTTACAAAACAGGAAAATACCATGATACAAACATGTTCTGTCGCGTGTTACAGCATTGCTCTTGGAG GTGGACTAGGATCATATTTGTTGGGAATGGACAAGAAAACTTATGAACTAGCAGGAGTTGGAACAGTTGGAAATACATCAAATAGttataagaaacttgaatttggaTGGATGACTGGCTATCTTCTTGTAGTTTGTTTTATTGGACTTTTTGTATTAGTTCCTCTTAGAAAG GTCTTGATAGTGGATTACAAGTTGACTTTTCCAACTGGAATGGCAACTGCTGTTCTTATTAATGGATTTCATGGGAAGAATGATAAGAGAGCTAG AAAGCAAGTGAAAGGTTTTCTCAAGTTCTTTAGCTATAGTTTTTCATGGGCTTTCTTTCAGTGGTTTTATACTGGCAAACAGGATTGTGGATTTCAACAGTTCCCTACTTTTGGATTAAAAGCTTGGAAACAAAC atttttctttgattttagctTGACTTATGTGGGAACTGGAATGATATGTCCACATATAGTGAACATATCATTGCTTCTTGGTGCAATTCTTTCATGGGGTGTAATGTGGCCTCTCATTGCAAAACTTAAAGGCGAATGGTTCCCTGCTGATATACCAGAATCCAGTATGAAAAGCCTTAATGGTTACAAG GTCTTCATCTCCATCGCGCTCCTCCTTGGCGACGGGCTTTACAATTTTGCCAAGATATTGTATTTCACACTGTCCAGTGTTCACGACAGGTTCAAACGCAAAAATCTTAGTCCAG ATATATCAGCAGAAGAGGTGAGGCCGGACAAGAAATCAGATGATGTGAAATGTGATGAAGCCTTTGTTAGAGAAAGAATTCCAATGTGGATAGGAGGTGTAGGGTATTTAGCCTTGGGGACTATTGCTGTGATTATGATTCCATTGATTTTCCATGAGATCAAATGGTATTGGGTGATCATAGCCTATCTTTTTGCTCCATCTTTAGCTTTCTGTAACGCGTATGGCTCGGGTTTGACTGACATAAACATGGCATATAACTATGGGAAAGTGGGATTATTCATGATGGCTGCATTAGCTGGTAAAGAACATGGTGTCATTGCTGGTTTAGCTGGTTGTGGTTTGATAAAGTCAGTGGTTAACATTTCTTGCATTTTGATGCAAGATTTTAAGACAGGGCACTTAACTTTGACATCTCCAAAAACTATGTTTCTTAGCCAGGCTATTGGGACAGCCTTAGGTTGTGTGATAGGTCCACTAAGCTTCTTTTTGTTCTACAATGCCTTTGATATTGGCAACCCAAATGGTGAATTCAAGGCACCTTATGCATTGATCTATCGAAACATGGCGATTCTCAGCGTTCAAGGAGTATCCGCTTTGCCTCAACATTGCTTGCAGCTGTGTTACGGATTCTTTGCATTTGCTGTCGGGATAAATTTGGTGAAAGATCTTTCTCCAGAGAAGATAGGGAAGTGGATGCCATTGCCTATGGCGATGGCGGTGCCTTTCCTAATTGGTGGATATTTTGGTATAGATATGTGTGTAGGGAGTTTGGTTGTGTTTGTGTGGCATAAACTGAACTCTAAGAAAGCTAAGGTGATGGTTCCAGCAGTTGCTTCTGGTTTGATCTGTGGTGAAGGTCTATGGATTCTCCCTTCATCTATACTTGCTTTGGCCAGAGTAACCCCTCCAATTTGCATGAAATTCGTGGCTTCTTGA